Proteins encoded within one genomic window of Carassius gibelio isolate Cgi1373 ecotype wild population from Czech Republic chromosome A4, carGib1.2-hapl.c, whole genome shotgun sequence:
- the LOC127967833 gene encoding gastrula zinc finger protein XlCGF57.1 codes for MAVIKEEREDVKIEDTFRVKQEETETQTDLMALKEESQELNEMEEKNVMPEKESFSYSQNHKAEARNLNTHMTIHTPEELYTCKLCGKSFSLKGNLKTHMRIHTGEKPFKCSQCGRTFTQKKTLTVHMRIHPGEKPYTCKPCGQSFTEEQDLKGHLKIHTGRNMFTCPQCGKSFIQKKNLDTHMINHSGKKLYTCKLCGKSFSLNKHLKAHMKIHTEEKPFTCSQCGKSFKGKRGLNVHMRIHTGEKPFTCSQCGKSFKQKRDLNVHMTNHTGEKPYGCKLCGKSFKQKETFKTHMRIHTGEDPFVCDQCGKSFRCREYLNHHMRIHSGEDCFICHQCERSFTERNQLENHVKIHIGEKPYMCHQCGMSFTNRLNLEDHMIIHSGETPFTCRLCGKSFTIKGDLNIHMKVHFGEQPYKCHQCEESFTDRNNLESHVKVHIGEKPFLCPHCGKSFSHRSNFEYHLRIHTGEKPFSCPQCGRSFTVKGNLTLHMRVHTGEKPYKCLQCEKSFRIKGNLKIHMRVHTGEKPYKCVQCDMSFTYHISLKQHLQNHCENNFSFSFM; via the exons ATGGCAgttattaaagaggagagagaagacgtgaagattgaagacacattcagagtcaaacaggAAGAGACTGAGACACAAACAG ACCTGATGGCACTGAAAGAGGAGAGTCAAGAACTGaatgaaatggaagagaaaaatgTCATGCCTGAAAAAGAATCTTTCAGTTACTCACAGAACCATAAAGCAGAAGCTAGAAATCTTAATACCCACATGACGATTCACACTCCAGAGGAGCTTTACACCTGCAAactgtgtgggaagagtttctcaCTAAAAGGGAATCTGAAGactcacatgagaattcacacaggagagaagccattcaaatgctctcagtgtggaaggacttttacacagaaaaaaacccTTAcggtccacatgagaattcaccccggagagaaaccttacacctgtaAACCATGTGGGCAGAGTTTCACTGAAGAACAAGACCTTAAAGGCCACTTGAAAATCCACACTGGAAGGAATATGTTTacatgccctcagtgtggaaaaagttttattcagaaaaaaaaccttgatacCCACATGATAAATCACAGTGGAAAGAAGCTTTAcacctgcaaactgtgtggaaagagcttcTCTCTAAATAAACATCTTAAGGCTCACATGAAAATTCACACAGAAGAGAAACCGTTCACATGCtcacagtgtggaaagagttttaaagGCAAAAGAGGtcttaatgtccacatgagaattcacactggagagaaaccgttcacctgctctcagtgtggaaagagttttaagCAGAAAAGAGATCTAAATGTCCACATGACCaatcacactggagaaaagccttacGGATGCAAACTGTGTGGGAAGAGCTTCAAGCAAAAAGAAACTTTTAAGactcacatgagaattcacactggagaggatCCGTTTGtttgtgatcagtgtggaaagagcttcagaTGTAGAGAATACCTCAATCATCACATGAGGATTCACTCAGGAGAGGACTGTTTTATATGTCATCAGTGCGAAAGGAGTTTCACAGAGAGGAATCAACTTGAGAATCATGTAAAAATTCACATCGGGGAGAAGCCTTACATGTGTCATCAATGTGGAATGAGTTTCACAAATAGATTAAACCTGGAGGATCACATGATAATTCACTCTGGAGAGACGCCTTTCACCTGCAGactgtgtggaaagagcttcacaATTAAAGGAGACCTTAATATTCACATGAAAGTTCACTTTGGAGAGCAGCCTTACAAGTGTCATCAGTGTGAAGAGAGTTTCACAGACAGGAATAACCTTGAGAGTCATGTAAAAGTTCACATCGGGGAGAAGCCTTTCTTGTGTCCTCATTGTGGAAAGAGTTTCTCACACAGATCAAACTTTGAGTATCACttaagaattcacactggagagaagcctttcagctgccctcagtgtggaaggaGCTTCACAGTTAAAGGAAACCTTACACtgcacatgagagttcacactggagagaaaccttacaagtgtctTCAGTGTGAAAAGAGTTTCAGAATTAAAGGAAACCTTAAGATTCACATgcgagttcacactggagagaagccttacaagTGTGTTCAGTGTGACATGAGTTTCACATATCACATAAGCCTGAAACAGCATTTGCAAAATCATTGTGAAAATAATTTCTCGTTTTCCTTCATGTGA